In Triplophysa rosa linkage group LG18, Trosa_1v2, whole genome shotgun sequence, a genomic segment contains:
- the LOC130569246 gene encoding uncharacterized protein LOC130569246 → MKQVLTLLFQNAKCRREPLDIMAYNDSACSEEIVLDLEVIGEDETSFQEHINAVTLELRKSNPSYSEVKNRMKRTLFQRVQIMERPAAEVMEQFPFLGVPQLMLHEMTMRFGTDLAKNMETSLNEMAPNIIRSAKEGSQRKLYVNLIGPAEETTEGLVRSAALILLPALFKENASFLYSVNSEPKGPTPTIVFNGSPDPLKAESVSIIMDNVNIIREADIDMTQAVECLFAVYFLFNVQYPVAIKNTMTFIQKYLLKLKSRHDIRTPIPVLKMYNQLV, encoded by the exons ATGAAACAAGTGTTGACTTTATTATTTCAGAATGCAAAATGTAGAAGAGAACCATTGGATATAATGGCATATAATGATTCTGCTTGTTCAGAGGAG ATCGTGTTGGACCTGGAAGTAATAGGTGAGGATGAGACAAGTTTCCAGGAACACATTAATGCCGTCACCCTAGAGTTGCGTAAAAGCAACCCCAGTTACTCTGAGGTCAAGAACCGGATGAAGCGCACTCTTTTCCAAAGAGTACAGATTATGGAGAGGCCTGCTGCTGAAGTAATGGAGCAGTTTCCTTTTCTTGGAGTGCCACAGCTT atGCTGCATGAAATGACAATGAGGTTTGGAACAGACTTGGCAAAGAACATGGAAACATCTCTAAATGAAATGGCCCCAAACATCATCAGGAGTGCAAAAGAAGGAAGTCAAAGGAAACTCTATGTCAATCTCATTGGACCAGCAGAGGAAACCACAGAAG GTCTTGTTAGGAGTGCTGCACTCATTTTATTGCCAGCATTATTTAAAGAAAACGCCAGCTTCCTCTACAGTGTAAATAGT GAACCCAAAGGTCCTACACCAACCATAGTGTTTAACGGCTCTCCTGATCCCCTCAAAGCTGAAAGTGTCAGCATTATAATGGACAACGTGAACATCATAAGAGAGGCAGACATTGACATGACACAGGCTGTGGAATGCCTGTTTGCGGTCTATTTTCTTTTCAATGTTCAATACCCAGTTGCCATTAAGAACACAATGacttttattcaaaaatatttgCTCAAACTTAAGTCTCGTCACGACATAAGAACACCAATACCTGTACTAAAAATGTACAATCAACTTGTGTAA